One Dermochelys coriacea isolate rDerCor1 chromosome 21, rDerCor1.pri.v4, whole genome shotgun sequence genomic window carries:
- the LOC119846260 gene encoding protein BNIP5-like — translation MEAQWRRPWESESQPKRKFLSLDKKDAKKVLEIYVKRTLSNCEDSFAAKKRVEEANGAQGKKMTKLRRAASDFCGYSGSKLIMRKHQADRAKALRLEDALSEKSKPLACGNATEDEQKPKGKGLKSLSQGKNQPSWIKTLLNFFDWKNTDCKEHSYKKTKEKETSMQRAPSCMEAEMATRTGADSSSSPQLGKTIKKRSSLRRTFSLKKHATEEEKKAGKEAGIKAKRPSFLPLRSVHRPSSQVREEHELYCRQVSEEIQLIIQGNEAKRNRNHSYEELLRPAGTPESEETIIRKIVALLKNTGDHLDKKIKEDTNLTTFFKDISYSSFKHLADVYVNKEVKAQVPEMSTEEIQFAFAVHLTAKVAGICNHAVNRIMGFGNKYLQDTFVQFSYSKNVRDCEKFSTSSCESPD, via the exons ATGGAAGCCCAATGGAGGAGACCATGGGAATCAGAGAGCCAGCCCAAGAGAAAGTTCCTATCTCTAGACAAGAAAGACGCCAAGAAGGTGTTGGAAATTTATGTCAAACGCACACTGAGCAACTGTGAGGATTCCTTTGCTGCGAAGAAGAGGGTGGAGGAGGCCAACGGCGCACAGGGGAAGAAGATGACTAAGCTCCGAAGAGCAGCAAGTGACTTCTGTGGGTACTCGGGTTCCAAGCTAATCATGAGGAAGCACCAAGCAGACAGAGCCAAGGCACTGAGGCTGGAAGATGCACTCAGCGAGAAGAGCAAACCGTTGGCTTGTGGGAATGCTACAGAAGACGAGCAGAAGCCAAAGGGGAAAGGCTTGAAGAGCTTGTCCCAAGGGAAAAATCAACCCTCCTGGATCAAGACTCTCCTGAATTTCTTTGACTGGAAAAACACTGACTGTAAAGAACACTCctataaaaagacaaaggaaaaagagacCAGCATGCAGCGGGCTCCTAGCTGCATGGAAGCAGAAATGGCTACAAGAACTGGAGCAGACTCCAGTTCATCGCCGCAGCTTGGGAAAACCATTAAAAAGAGATCCAGCCTCAGGAGAACTTTCTCACTTAAGAAACATGCCACCgaggaggaaaagaaagcagGGAAGGAAGCAGGAATAAAAGCAAAGAGGCCAAGCTTTCTTCCACTGCGGAGTGTTCACAGGCCATCCTCACAAG TCAGGGAAGAACATGAGCTTTACTGCAGACAAGTCTCGGAAGAGATACAGCTGATAATCCAGGGCAATGAAGCTAAGAGAAACAGAAACCACAGTTACGAAGAGCTACTGAGACCTGCTGGCACTCCTGAATCTG AAGAAACCATCATAAGAAAAATAGTTGCCCTGCTCAAGAACACTGGGGATCACTTGGACAAGAAG ATAAAAGAAGACACAAATCTCACCACGTTCTTCAAAGATATCTCCTACAGCTCCTTCAAGCACTTAGCCGATGTCTACGTCAATAAAGAAGTGAAGGCCCAAGTGCCTGAGATGTCTACCGAGGAGATACAATTTGCATTCGCTGTGCACTTAACTGCCAAAGTGGCAGGCATCTGTAACCATGCAGTGAACAGGATCATGGGATTTGGAAATAAATATCTCCAGGATACTTTTGTGCAGTTTTCCTACAGCAAGAACGTCAGG GACTGTGAGAAGTTCAGCACTAGCAGCTGTGAAAGCCCAGACTGA